The Pleuronectes platessa chromosome 22, fPlePla1.1, whole genome shotgun sequence region ATATCCGGGATGGGGGGGTGGTTCTGTTCTGTAACTGCAGCTTGTGGTCTGTCGAGATTTCAATGAGCAACCCACCCTAGAGTTCTCTAATTGGTAGAACAGATTAGAAGCGTGCAGGAAGCTCCACTAATGCTCGATCAATAACAGACGTCATTAATGTAATAGACATTAACGGAAACACAGTTTGCCGCTGACGGTGTAATAACcctgtaaacacactgtatTAACTGTCATTCCTGTAGTTTGTCCTTTCAGTGATTTTatgaattaatcaattaaagttCAGCACAAACGGTTACAGCCGATAGAGATGAAGATACCGTACAtggtttatatttataataatgtagCAGTTATTGTGTTCATACTCAAACATCCTGTATTGCATTGACTCACAGAGCTACGGGTTTCCCCTAAGCATTGACAAGTATCTGCATTTTTGGATGCTTCACTTAAAGACCTGTTAACAAACCTAAGGATGAAAGTTTATTCCAATATTAGCTGCAAACTGTGTTTCTGTTAATGGAGCATTTTGTATATGAACAGCAGTAACATGCATGAAAGGAGATTTCTACGATGGCAAAATTATTTATCATTGTAAAACTGTACTTTTTTCAAACGTATGAATGACCTGACTTCATGTGAACATGTCTGaatgcgtgtatgtgtgtgtatgtactgtatgtgtgcctGATGCATGGAAGGCCTGCTGTGTTGTGAATACGATCTCTCGGAAACACTGAGCTGCCGGTGAACAGTTGGTGTGTGACTTTTTACTGGAActatttatttctcattaaccATCGAAAAAGTAAATTTAATCTGTTTCATAAACAGTCTGTGCAGCCGTCATTTCTCTGAGTGGTGAATATGAGAGTGTGTTACCAACTAAAGCTGAGGGAGCATCTCTGAAAAgtccattttattttcaaaaaaacatttctcccaAGCAAACAAATCATGAGAATACACTTCCATTCATCTCTTTATAAAAAATAACCAGGAcccattttacaaaaaaagacacTTCTGTGCAATTTTGACCTGGAATGTCTGTTACCACCTTGTTTTAAAGCCtaatacatttacatacatCTTACCATATCAAAAGGCACAGCTGGTACAAACAAAACagtgcattaaaaacaaaagcatgaaACTGCAGCTGAAGTTAAGTTCACAGCGTCGAGTCAACTTGTCAAAGCAATGCAAAAAGACCGCTCCGGCCAGCAGCTGCTCTGCTAGGAGTCGGTGAGGGTGTCCTCTCATGTGTCCAAGTGTCTAATTTGTTACTATTAAATAACTAGCAATAGATGTGGTCTATTGAAACTAAGCAGAGGGGTAAAAAACTTGACTTGCTATCAGTCATAGCGAGGTCTCTTTACAGGCCTATGAAGCCTGTAGCGTCGAATCATCCAGTTACGGTCCCAGTTCTGGATTTTATATTTGGAGACTTGAAGCAGGTGAGAACAGCCCAACATGTGCTTACCTGCACATCTAACTCTCACTAGTTAATGTGTTATTGCCTGTTTGTTTAATCCCTACAAAGACCAAAGTGTAAAGTTGACATGTTGTGGTTTTGGCGTGGTTAGGAGCTGAACTACTTCTTGGCATCACCTTGAATTTGACAAAATAACATTCAGTCCTCAGTAAAACTCTGTTTTCCTTACACAGGTTTTCTGATGGATATTTGGTCATCAAGTCTTAGATTTATATTTTAACGCATTTCCTGTAGAGCCCTCAGTGACCAGGAACCAACATCTCAACATTTAAAGGTTGCattaaaatgttcctttttgataaagcctcTAGTTAGTCCTGGATTAGGTGAGTCTTGAACCatcccttagttatgctgctataagGCTAGACTGCTGGggggaactcccatcatgcactgcgCACTTCTTAAAAaactattattataataataaggtCTAGTCAAGATTATCTGGTGCTGCTATCAAGTACAACATCATTACATCTATGAATATAACTCTAATCATTTAATTATATTAGCCAGTCAGACAGAACTCAAATATGAgggttacacaactgttcctggtctctctctcttatctccccctctcctcctctctcacccgTCCACATTAAATCTGGTTTTAGAAGTTTCTTCTAGGTATCGAgggagttttcttttctctccaaaGTTTTCAGTATTTGCTTGTTATgggaactgttgtgtttctatatAATATTATCAGGCCTCGACCTTACTAAGTAAAGTGCCCTGAGATAATATCTGTTGTGATTTGGCGCTAGACACATAAAACTTAATCGACCTGAACTTTCTCGTGAACGTCTATTCATGTAAAGAAGCTGCACTCGGGTCTCATAGGTTAATGACATTCTGTAGGAAACTTATAAAGTCTGTCTCTGTGAGGTGTGATAGTTTCTGATGAGGATTTCCCGAGATCTCCATTGTTTGAGTCAGGGCAGAATAAAAAATTCATAAAATTGCAGCAGACTGCATAACAGTCCGTGACTCTTAAACCTAAACCAAGTGGAGCGAGATGAGAGAACATGAGATGAGACCTCCAGTtaattcttctttttgcattaaAATTATTTCAGAGGATTTTACATccttaaaagaagaaaacattaaaacatcaatgAAATGAACATGAGCAGTTTAACTGTGGtagacacacaaagaaaggtCGAATGCAAAATACTGAAGCTCCCGTGTCTTTACGTGATAACCGTAAAGAAACTGGTTTCAAATCAAAGTGTAATCAGACTCAGGGGAAGCCTGTCTCCAGTAATGATGTTCCTCAGCAGAGACTAAAGCTGACTTGCTTAGTCCTGATCTGGACCCGCTCAGTCTGGTTCGGCCCAGCTCTCTTTAATGGGGTTGACATCAGGACTTGTGGGAGCCGGGGGACAACAGCAGGGGAGAGTCCATGCTGGGGAAAGGCATCGGGATGTGTCCGTTTAACAGAGAGGGAAACTGTCGGGAGACATGTTACAGTTAAAAGTTGAAATgactacaaataaaaaacttgtGAGGTCAAACAACATATAGGCTCTTCACAAAaatctgctttaaaaaaaattattgactAACATAGAGTGaagaaacaaatcacaaaatCATATTTCAGTCTGTATTTATTTCAATCTTTACCTAGTAACATTTATATCTcaatataattaaattaaaggtGATTGAAATTGTAGGGGTCTATTAAGAcaaagtatttacattttttaatctaTGACAAAATATTGATGCAGAGTAGTGACACTAGCCCATTACACTAATAAGCAGAAGTGCAATAATGTTACTGATTTCACTTCTATCCTTCAGAGCTTAAATATGGCCGTTACACAACTGCTTCTCTCTAACACTTCATTTGTTAGTGGGGGTAATGCGATGTCCTCCCAAAATGTGTAATGTTGCTTTGAGTTTGCGGACATGGGTGGGAGGGGCTCCTGACCAAAAAGCCCTCACCCTCTCCCCACCGAGCCAACAGGAAGTTGCCCCCTCTTCTCGTCCCCACCAGAACGGAAACATCTGTGGCTTATTTTGAAACCCTGGCACACggtgaatcacacacacacacacacttacacacacactcactccgcGAAAACAACAGTATAATGTAAGTCTGTAGTGTGAGGTGACTAGACAGACCCTGTAGTAATGAGAAAGGGTGTTTTTTTGAGCATGCAGAGACTTTTTTTATCAGTCAGACAGAGAAAATCAGGCTGATGAAGGTGTGTgcgttttatttaaattaataggACCTGACGTCAGAACCGACCCCATAAAAGCACAATTAACATCACTCCAAAGGATGTCTGCAGAAGTGGGTCTTGAGTTTCTCCAGACTTTTCCTTTCAGacaacaacgcagcaggagattctctgctcaggcgCTTTCGCAACATCACAGAAATCTCCGGGGGTTAAAGTAAGGGGACGGGTAGCAGGCCTGTAGACAGCACATCAACATCTGCATCGGCATCGGCCCTTATCACCGAAAACTCAATATTTTCAGTAAGCTCACAACAGCTGCTTTAAACTACAGTGATAGCAAGTTCGACTGTGGAAACAAGTGTTTCATATTGTAGATGAAGTAGAAAATAAATTTCATACGTAACTATATCTTTAAATTAGGACACGGGCTAAACTCTCTATGGCTTTTTGATCTCGTTTTTGCATGTCCAGCTTCAACCACCTAGTCTGACGACATATGTCACAAACTAGTCTGTTTTAAGTGCAACCAGCTGGTTCTGTCTTCATCTGGTTGGAACTAGTCAGACGTTCTGATGTAGTTTAGGGTACAGGCTGAGGCAAAGGTCAATCAGGATATGACAAACTGGATAAAGAATAAGATGAGACATTAAAAGCATGAAAAAAGGAAGCAagaaacaaatgtctgagtcttACCTGGAAGAGGGAGGCGTGGCTCTGGAGCTGTGCAGGGCTGAGGGGTCCCACCGGGCTCAGACTGGACCAGAAATGGATATTGGAGAGCAGAGGACTGGGTGTGAGCAGCAGACCAGACGGAGTCTGCACAGACAAAACCCCACATTAAATATCAGAGGATAAATTCACCAAGATtcacaaactgtttattctgGCAATAATTCCAGAGAGCTGTACTTCTGTGGTGAAGTTTTCATGTCAGTCTCACCCGGAGCTCCGAGCCACGTCTGCCCTCTGGTGAACTCACGTCCACCAGACAGACTGACGGACTTGGCAGACTGACTCCATGTAGGTCAGGAAGCTCCATTCATACAGAATTCACGTCATCTATTTTCTCCTGTCTCGTCTTTCTTCATGTTTAACTAAGAGCAGTTGGGTTTTCTCTCTGGTTCTGCAGGATAACTTACGTCTCTgttccacaacaacaacaaccaccagCAATTAAACTGGAAATGTCAATATTTTGCACATCAATGTGATATTTGAACATCACTTGAATCCCTGCCTGTATAGCATTTagcaattatattatattactccATATATATGCCTCTTATTGTGAATCCCTcctattatattaatatttatccTAGTATACAGTaattatactatatatactatgCTACAGTGCATTTATATGCATTTATATACAGCACATAccatttttatattcatattcatattgtaTACCAAATCTTCCTATATACCAAAAGTCTATATATCCATATGTATACGTCCAATTCAATATCTCatacaaaatgaacaaatacaTTATACAATCGTCCAATGCCAACTACATTTCTCTACAAACAATATTTCAGTCTGTAGTGAAAGGTGTACATTATGTACGTATTCTGtgtagtttttattttagtgCTTTATTCTGTTGTTCCTGTCAGCTGTTAAATACTAGCCGGCTAATAAAGACATAAAAAGTAGGAAAGTTGTCTTTTAAGGCAGAAACAACGCAACCTGTGAAAATAATATCAGCTCTGCCCTGCAGCTATTCAGTCGGACTTGGCCACTAATCAGTAAGCACAGTTATTTCCCTGCTCATTTATAAACTTTCCTTAACTTCATTTCCACTAAGCTACTTGTTAAGGAGCAGCTTACGATGTGCTTTCCTCAGTGTTTGAACGGCTTCCGCTGATTCACTTGGCAAATCGAGTCGACTAAGAAGATATCGACTTGAACGGCAGCCACTACAAACTGGTCTGAGGttctttaatcatttaatttggGATGTAGGCCACAGTCAAGAGGGAGGAAGCGTCTTGACAAGGTTCCTGGATTCTGAAAAGCAGGTCGCGAGGACAGACAGCGGCTGTTCACATGACCACACTACAACATGTAATGACTAACGAGTGTAGTTGAGCCATCAGCCATATTTTCCATCAGCGATGTACACATAGCAGTGTATGATTACTGGGTCTGGATGAAAGCGTCAGCTGAATGCCTGAGTGTAGTCAGACTGTCCTGGTTTGGTCAGCGTGCTGTTGCCAGTGaatctggagcttcaggaacATGTGGCTTCACTTATgaacctcctccctccctccctctctcccttcctccctggcctcctcctttctttccgCTCACCTCTGTCTATCTCCTCCCTGTCTGACTTTCTTCACCCGAAATTTCCCCtccgcctcctctcctccctcgccCACAAACCACTGCCTTCACAgtgagcagtgtgtgagtgcagtGGTGTTAACACCCATGTGATGTGTCACACTGTACCTGTGCGGTGAGGAAAGCCGGGGTCAGGGACCCGGAAGGCAGAGCCGGGCTGTTGAGGGCGATGGAGAcaaggtcacttcctgtcagcaggagggaggaggcggagaTTTCTAAGCCTTTGGGTTTCCTGCTCTTCGAAGGCCCACCATTGGCCAAGCCCCTCCTCTCTGGCGTGGTGGTGCTCTGTGACCTCTCCCTTTCCCTCTGACCTGACGACAGGTTTAAAGGTTGAGCGATCTGCTCCGACTCATCAGTATCTGTGCTCTGGCTCCGCCCCCTCCAGTACGCGTGGTTGGGGCTTTGTTggggagaggtggagcaggCGGGCGAGCGGGCCTGCCCGGGAGACGGCCTGGAGGAGTGTGAGGTGTCACTCGAGGATGGGGGTGgggtggaggggagggaggagtgaCCACGGTTATTCACGAACCGGATGACCGAAGAGCTGTCGTCGTGGCGACCGGATCGGGGCTCCATCTTGATCGGCCGGTGCTGTTCCAGGGAGTGCTGCAGGGAGCTGACCGTGAAGGAGGAGTACAGGCCCGAGTGGAGGTATTCGTTTCTGCCGCTCCCGTCCTCGTCTTCAGCGTCCGGCTCTGACGTGGCACTTTCCTCGCTGCAACGACCAGACTCCACCATGGCAGGGTCCATCTTCAGAATCTCAGGGAACGACACAAATTTGTAGACAAACTTCTGGCCGATCACTTTCTTGATGATGTTCTGCAGAGGACATGGGGTCAGCGAATTAAGAGTTTTCCTACTTCAAAGAAATGTATTAGCACATTCTGGTGTGTTAACGTCCTTTTCTCATAAGACTTGGAATTTCATCAAATCTGTTTTGAACGTCTGAAGCCGTCGATAGGCGCACGTGTTGCATACCTTGTCGTAGTAGTAGCGCAGGGCTCTGCTCAGCTTGTCATAGTTCATGTTGGTCTTGTTCTTGCGCAGCCCCCACAGCTTGGCCACATCTTCTGACTTGAGCAGCTTGAACTCGCCGTCGTTGGACGTCCAGCGGATGAGGTGTTTGTGGCTCTGGtcgagcagaagctgcagcaggaactGCCAGAGGGTGATGGAGCTCTCCATGACGGGATGACGACAGAGACACAAGCAATCTGCAGAGGTCAAAGAAGATTAAGACTTAATGAAATTACATCGACCAACATATATTGCAATGTACTGTCAAGACGTATAATggccacttcctgtctgttaGATTGGGAGGGAAATCTACGGGATGTCGAATCAGGAGAGGGGCCTGTGGTTCTTCATTTGGAAGATTTCAAAACATGTTGACCAGGACAATACAAGCTGTAAACTCAACATCGACATATTTATCAGATATGGCGGAAATGTCAGCTTGTTTTGCTGCGGTCAAAAAACAAGCTTCTGTGAATCCAAAACAATAAGCTGAAAGATGCTAAACCCATAGAGTCGACAGAAACTGCACACTTGAGTGGCCTTGGTACTATGAGTGGCCTTTTTCACATTACTCAGTAGTTATTTGCTCCATTGATgttataaacatattttacatctacatctttaatattaattattaacgGTGAAATTCAGTTTTATACATGAAGCCAGTCTATAGTAAAACATTCTACATTAAAAGTATACATGCATTTACGTAGAAAAGGTGTTACGATGTGGAAATGTCATCATTATACCGGACATTGTGTAGCGTTTAAAGGATATAGAAATAATTTCAGACTGATTGAGACGG contains the following coding sequences:
- the elk3 gene encoding ETS domain-containing protein Elk-3 codes for the protein MLSVCAGLKESVLRVASVRARERDLTEGVCLSEIEILSFSLCECVCVYACVRVCTDGNTAPEEVRRFSVCASRLPALRREREKLRIRFQTSAAAAAWSHNTAHTPRFKTKAHTHTHTHTRLSRADGQRNSRRPPPDCLCLCRHPVMESSITLWQFLLQLLLDQSHKHLIRWTSNDGEFKLLKSEDVAKLWGLRKNKTNMNYDKLSRALRYYYDKNIIKKVIGQKFVYKFVSFPEILKMDPAMVESGRCSEESATSEPDAEDEDGSGRNEYLHSGLYSSFTVSSLQHSLEQHRPIKMEPRSGRHDDSSSVIRFVNNRGHSSLPSTPPPSSSDTSHSSRPSPGQARSPACSTSPQQSPNHAYWRGRSQSTDTDESEQIAQPLNLSSGQRERERSQSTTTPERRGLANGGPSKSRKPKGLEISASSLLLTGSDLVSIALNSPALPSGSLTPAFLTAQTPSGLLLTPSPLLSNIHFWSSLSPVGPLSPAQLQSHASLFQFPSLLNGHIPMPFPSMDSPLLLSPGSHKS